One region of Mucilaginibacter gotjawali genomic DNA includes:
- a CDS encoding anthranilate synthase component I family protein, translating to MKKYKINTTHKKMLADTTTPVSIYLRLRDVFPNSLLLESSDYHSRENSMSYVCCEPIAGFVLNDGALKETYPDGSEKSHAAGEFDLISCINKFTDSFDTDPQTGKMLSNGLFGYFTHEAVEHFETIKLKDTENNTRKIPVMQYHIYRYIIAIDHFKNELYIFMNQPEGAAENHGLEKLADLIRNKNFPEYRFESDSEESSNLTGEEFMAVVEKMKQHIYRGDVFQIVPSRGFARKFLGDEFNVYRALRSINPSPYLFYFDYGDFRIFGSSPEAQITIKNRVASIFPIAGTFKRSGDDVKDAEIARNLEADPKESAEHVMLVDLARNDLSRHCGQVEVKAFKEVQYYSHLIHLVSHVSGKLLPGASSFKVVADTYPAGTLSGAPKYRAMEIIDENEKTKRSFYSGAIGFFGFNGDFNHAIMIRSFLSKNNTLHYQAGAGIVAGSIAESELKEVDNKIAALRKAIELAEEL from the coding sequence ATGAAAAAATATAAAATTAATACCACCCATAAAAAGATGCTTGCAGACACTACCACCCCGGTAAGCATTTACCTGCGCCTGCGCGACGTTTTCCCCAATTCGCTGCTGCTGGAGAGCTCCGATTACCATAGCCGCGAAAACAGCATGAGCTATGTTTGCTGCGAACCCATCGCAGGCTTTGTACTAAACGACGGCGCGCTTAAAGAGACCTACCCCGACGGCAGCGAAAAAAGCCATGCCGCCGGTGAATTCGACCTGATCTCCTGCATCAATAAATTTACTGATAGCTTTGATACCGACCCTCAAACCGGCAAAATGCTCTCTAACGGATTGTTTGGTTATTTTACCCACGAGGCGGTGGAGCATTTTGAAACCATTAAACTAAAGGATACCGAAAATAATACCCGGAAGATCCCGGTGATGCAGTACCATATTTACCGCTACATCATCGCCATCGATCACTTTAAAAATGAGTTGTACATTTTTATGAACCAGCCGGAAGGTGCGGCAGAAAACCACGGCCTTGAAAAACTGGCCGACCTGATCCGCAATAAAAACTTCCCGGAGTACCGTTTTGAAAGCGACAGCGAAGAAAGCTCCAATCTTACCGGCGAAGAGTTTATGGCCGTAGTGGAGAAAATGAAACAGCACATTTACCGTGGCGACGTTTTCCAGATAGTACCTTCCCGCGGCTTTGCCAGGAAGTTTTTGGGGGATGAATTTAATGTGTACCGGGCCCTGCGCTCCATCAACCCATCGCCCTATTTGTTTTATTTTGATTACGGCGATTTCCGCATCTTCGGCTCATCGCCCGAAGCGCAGATCACCATCAAAAACCGCGTGGCCAGCATCTTCCCTATCGCGGGCACTTTTAAACGCAGCGGCGATGACGTAAAAGACGCCGAAATAGCCCGCAACCTGGAGGCCGACCCCAAGGAGTCCGCCGAACACGTGATGCTGGTTGATTTGGCGCGAAACGACCTCAGCCGCCATTGCGGACAGGTAGAAGTAAAGGCTTTTAAAGAGGTGCAGTATTATTCGCACCTTATCCACCTGGTATCGCATGTAAGTGGCAAGCTGCTGCCCGGGGCATCCTCCTTTAAGGTGGTAGCCGACACCTACCCTGCTGGTACGCTGAGCGGCGCACCAAAATACCGCGCCATGGAGATCATCGACGAAAACGAGAAAACCAAACGCAGCTTTTACAGCGGCGCCATCGGTTTCTTCGGCTTTAATGGTGATTTTAACCACGCCATTATGATCCGCTCCTTCCTGAGCAAAAACAACACCCTGCACTACCAGGCCGGGGCAGGCATTGTAGCCGGATCAATAGCAGAAAGTGAATTAAAAGAAGTTGATAATAAAATTGCCGCGCTGCGGAAAGCGATAGAACTGGCGGAGGAGCTTTAG
- the trpC gene encoding indole-3-glycerol phosphate synthase TrpC translates to MTILDKIVIHKKKEVERAKKRTSYTQLEEADFFARECYSFKDFLLDPARTGIIAEFKRKSPSKGIINDKVTVKNVTNGYAAAGASALSVLTDRNFFMGKKADLIAARKANTIPVLRKDFMIDEYQIIEAKAFGADIILLIAAILTPAEIGKMATLAKSLGLNVLLEVHNLEELERSLHPSLDAIGVNNRNLADFTVSVETSYQLAPHIPAAFLKISESAISNPETIKQLKLAGFNGFLIGENFMKQEDPGKAMLEFVKELK, encoded by the coding sequence ATGACTATTCTTGATAAAATCGTTATCCATAAAAAAAAGGAAGTAGAGCGCGCAAAAAAACGCACTTCTTATACGCAGCTGGAAGAGGCTGATTTTTTTGCAAGGGAGTGTTATTCCTTTAAAGATTTCCTGCTCGACCCTGCCCGCACCGGTATCATTGCTGAATTCAAGCGAAAATCTCCTTCAAAAGGCATCATTAATGATAAGGTTACGGTAAAAAATGTTACCAATGGCTATGCCGCGGCAGGCGCTTCGGCCCTTTCTGTATTAACCGATCGCAACTTTTTTATGGGCAAAAAGGCAGATCTGATCGCGGCCCGCAAGGCCAATACCATTCCTGTTTTGCGCAAGGATTTTATGATCGACGAATACCAAATTATCGAAGCCAAAGCCTTTGGCGCCGATATCATCCTGCTCATCGCCGCTATACTAACCCCGGCCGAAATTGGCAAAATGGCCACCCTCGCCAAAAGCCTTGGCCTGAATGTATTGCTGGAGGTGCATAACCTGGAAGAACTGGAACGGAGCCTCCACCCCAGCCTCGACGCCATCGGCGTAAACAACCGCAACCTGGCCGATTTTACCGTTTCGGTAGAAACCTCATACCAACTGGCCCCCCATATCCCGGCAGCATTTTTAAAGATCTCGGAAAGCGCCATCAGCAACCCCGAAACCATCAAACAACTCAAACTCGCCGGGTTCAACGGCTTCCTCATCGGCGAGAACTTTATGAAACAGGAAGATCCCGGCAAAGCGATGCTGGAGTTTGTTAAGGAATTAAAATGA
- a CDS encoding phosphoribosyltransferase-like protein gives MKDFSLQNFIRLKELFQNKRWYKNHDEQEVFRRFGFLLGNLNEIEQELILDLSSRYLWVSYGNYLGILKDLFVEFSSEDISNVKHIYFFPIIKPDDEPQTKSGNVVSYLYKSIVYGLPANLRSIPFTIFEQFEKIAPESFTLKEGELLILIDDFIGSGTTISNTFKEIDKNPSIEYQNIRIFTITLMQEAMNILAEKGINFYCKYIESKGITDYYGDMVTQKKAIMKKIERMTKAGSNYKMGFKKSEALVTMARTPNNTFSIFWSDHIKEGKEFLAPFKR, from the coding sequence ATGAAGGATTTTTCGCTACAAAACTTTATACGCCTAAAAGAATTATTCCAAAACAAGCGCTGGTATAAAAACCACGATGAACAAGAGGTGTTCAGGCGTTTTGGATTTTTGCTTGGAAACTTAAATGAAATAGAACAGGAATTAATTTTGGACCTTTCAAGCCGTTATCTTTGGGTTTCTTATGGAAATTATCTGGGGATCCTAAAAGATTTATTTGTTGAATTCTCAAGTGAAGACATCTCAAATGTTAAACACATCTATTTTTTTCCAATAATTAAACCTGATGATGAACCACAAACAAAGAGCGGTAACGTTGTTTCATATCTATACAAATCAATTGTTTATGGTCTGCCAGCCAATTTAAGGTCCATTCCCTTTACCATTTTCGAGCAATTTGAAAAAATCGCTCCAGAGAGTTTTACATTAAAGGAAGGGGAATTACTTATTCTTATTGACGATTTCATTGGTTCTGGTACAACAATTTCAAATACTTTCAAAGAAATTGATAAAAACCCATCTATTGAATATCAAAATATTAGAATATTCACAATAACTTTAATGCAGGAAGCGATGAATATCTTGGCTGAGAAAGGCATAAATTTTTACTGTAAATATATTGAGAGCAAAGGCATAACAGACTATTATGGGGACATGGTGACTCAGAAAAAAGCAATTATGAAGAAAATTGAAAGAATGACTAAGGCCGGTAGTAATTATAAAATGGGATTTAAAAAATCAGAGGCTTTAGTGACCATGGCAAGGACACCTAACAACACATTTTCCATTTTTTGGTCGGATCATATAAAAGAAGGTAAAGAATTTTTAGCACCATTTAAACGATGA
- a CDS encoding transferrin receptor-like dimerization domain-containing protein: MKKTLTLGLIAIAAAVNAQQKTIIGFTDANATKELQTEQTFDAALSAPRIGENLKELSAFPHNLGSPGSKAVAEKILAKYKSYGLDAHLQPYTVLFPSPKTRVLELTGPTTYTALLKEPALAEDATSGQSDQLPTYNAWSADGDVTGQLVFVNYGLPDDYETLAKLGIDVKGKIVIAKYGRSWRGIKPKVAYEHGAIGCIIYSDPADDGYSAGEVYPKGAYKNEYGVQRGSVMDMVIYPGDPLTPGVGATKDAKRLDRKDATTILKIPVLPISYHDAQPLLAALDGIVAPRDWQGGLPITYHVGPGVATVHLKLEFNWDMVQAYDVIAKIKGSEFPDEWVMRGNHHDAWVNGAGDPLSGQVAMLDEAKALGDLLKTGWKPKRTIVYCSWDGEEPGLVGSTEYAEDHDKELQQKAVVYINSDGNGRGFYGGGGSQALEPFMDEITKTVTDPQTNVSVFDRKRASELVNAGSVKDKKEIMARKVEPLEPLGSGSDFSSFLQHLGVPTLDLAFGGEDGGGEYHSIYDSFDDYRRFKDPTFEYGVALSKTAGHAILRMADADLLPFDFRNLDTTISKYVTELTELTDKMRDNTTMENQLIKANDFTLAADPTKHEKAPEAKAEVPKLDFAPLKTALDSLKKAANGLATTWAAAAQSNTSHDKLNQLLYHAEQQLLGDGLPRRPWYRHTIYAPGFYTGYGVKTLPGIREAIEQRNWTEAQEQIGIVAERISSLAAYLAEAR, encoded by the coding sequence ATGAAAAAAACACTTACCCTGGGCTTAATTGCCATTGCTGCCGCGGTAAATGCACAGCAAAAAACCATCATCGGCTTTACCGATGCTAATGCAACAAAAGAATTACAAACCGAGCAAACCTTTGATGCCGCTTTGAGCGCCCCGCGTATTGGCGAAAACTTAAAAGAACTTTCTGCTTTCCCGCATAACCTGGGCTCGCCCGGCAGTAAGGCCGTGGCCGAAAAGATCCTGGCCAAATATAAAAGCTATGGCCTGGATGCCCATTTGCAACCCTATACGGTGCTGTTTCCTTCACCCAAAACCCGGGTGCTGGAGCTTACCGGCCCCACCACCTACACCGCTTTGCTAAAAGAACCCGCTCTGGCAGAAGACGCCACCTCGGGCCAGTCCGACCAGCTGCCTACCTACAACGCCTGGAGCGCAGATGGCGACGTAACCGGCCAGCTGGTATTCGTCAACTATGGCCTGCCCGATGACTACGAAACCCTGGCCAAGCTGGGCATCGATGTAAAAGGAAAGATCGTGATCGCCAAATATGGCCGCTCATGGCGCGGTATCAAACCAAAAGTGGCCTATGAACATGGCGCTATCGGCTGCATCATTTACTCCGACCCGGCCGATGACGGCTACAGCGCCGGCGAAGTGTACCCCAAAGGCGCTTATAAAAACGAATACGGCGTGCAGCGCGGTTCGGTAATGGATATGGTGATCTATCCCGGCGACCCGCTTACGCCCGGCGTTGGCGCCACTAAGGATGCCAAACGCCTCGACCGTAAAGATGCCACCACCATACTAAAGATCCCCGTACTGCCCATCAGCTACCACGACGCGCAGCCCCTGCTGGCAGCGCTCGACGGTATTGTTGCCCCGCGCGACTGGCAGGGCGGCCTGCCCATTACCTACCATGTGGGCCCCGGCGTGGCTACCGTGCATTTAAAACTCGAATTTAACTGGGATATGGTGCAGGCGTACGACGTGATCGCCAAAATAAAAGGTTCGGAATTTCCGGATGAATGGGTAATGCGCGGCAACCACCACGATGCCTGGGTAAACGGCGCCGGCGACCCGCTCAGCGGGCAGGTGGCCATGCTGGATGAAGCCAAAGCCCTGGGCGACCTCCTCAAAACCGGCTGGAAACCCAAACGTACCATCGTTTACTGCTCATGGGATGGCGAAGAACCCGGCCTCGTCGGCTCCACCGAGTATGCCGAGGACCACGATAAAGAATTGCAGCAAAAGGCCGTAGTGTATATCAATTCCGACGGTAACGGTCGAGGCTTTTACGGCGGCGGCGGCTCGCAGGCGCTGGAACCCTTTATGGACGAGATCACCAAAACCGTAACTGACCCGCAAACCAACGTAAGCGTTTTCGACCGCAAGCGTGCCAGCGAATTGGTTAACGCCGGGTCTGTTAAGGATAAAAAAGAGATCATGGCCCGCAAAGTGGAACCGCTGGAACCCCTTGGTTCAGGCTCCGATTTTTCGTCGTTTTTACAGCATTTGGGGGTGCCTACTTTGGACCTTGCCTTTGGCGGCGAAGACGGCGGCGGCGAATACCACTCCATTTACGATTCGTTTGATGATTACCGCCGGTTTAAGGACCCCACTTTTGAATATGGCGTGGCGCTTTCAAAAACGGCCGGGCATGCCATTTTGCGCATGGCCGATGCCGACCTGCTGCCCTTTGATTTCCGCAACCTGGATACCACCATCAGCAAATACGTGACTGAGTTAACCGAGCTGACCGACAAAATGCGCGATAACACCACCATGGAAAACCAGCTGATCAAAGCCAACGATTTTACCCTGGCGGCCGACCCAACCAAACACGAAAAGGCCCCCGAGGCCAAAGCCGAAGTGCCCAAACTGGATTTCGCCCCGCTAAAAACCGCGCTGGACAGCCTCAAAAAAGCAGCCAATGGCCTGGCCACCACATGGGCAGCAGCAGCACAAAGCAATACCAGCCACGACAAGCTGAACCAACTATTATACCATGCCGAACAGCAATTGCTTGGCGACGGCCTGCCCCGCCGCCCCTGGTACCGGCACACCATTTACGCCCCCGGTTTTTATACCGGCTACGGCGTAAAAACCCTGCCCGGCATCCGCGAAGCCATCGAACAACGCAACTGGACGGAAGCACAGGAACAAATCGGCATCGTAGCCGAACGGATCAGCAGTTTGGCAGCGTATTTGGCAGAGGCAAGGTAA
- a CDS encoding anthranilate synthase component II, whose translation MNNKILIIDNYDSFTYNLVHLVNEIGLQCEVWRNDKFAIEDVEAFDRIILSPGPGIPSEAGLLLQVIERYAPTKSIFGVCLGQQAIAEVFGGRLYNLGQPMHGIATPVKITDRNEKLFLGLPETFKVGRYHSWVVDEKSIPECLEVTAIDEADNSVMALRHKEFDVRGVQFHPESVLTEYGKEMMSNWLSPLAP comes from the coding sequence ATGAACAACAAGATATTAATCATCGACAACTACGATTCCTTTACCTATAACCTGGTGCACCTTGTTAACGAGATCGGGCTGCAATGCGAAGTGTGGCGGAATGATAAATTTGCTATAGAAGACGTTGAGGCCTTCGACCGCATTATCCTGTCGCCGGGACCGGGGATTCCGTCTGAAGCAGGCTTGCTGCTGCAGGTGATTGAGCGTTACGCGCCCACCAAAAGCATTTTTGGGGTTTGCCTGGGCCAGCAGGCCATTGCCGAGGTGTTTGGCGGCCGCCTGTACAACCTGGGCCAGCCCATGCACGGCATCGCTACCCCGGTAAAGATCACCGACCGCAACGAAAAACTATTCCTCGGCTTGCCCGAAACCTTTAAAGTGGGCCGCTACCACTCCTGGGTGGTAGATGAAAAATCCATCCCCGAATGCCTGGAAGTAACGGCCATCGATGAAGCCGACAACTCCGTAATGGCCTTACGCCACAAGGAATTTGACGTGCGCGGCGTGCAGTTTCACCCGGAATCAGTGCTGACTGAATACGGAAAAGAAATGATGAGCAACTGGCTCAGCCCCCTGGCCCCCTAA